CAAAATGTGGGAAACCGAATCTGAGTCGTGTGATGTCGACCACATCCTTCCAACTCAAGGGAGGCGGTTGGTATGTCTCGGATTATAAGGGGACAAAGAGCACACCTAGCGATAGCGGAAGCAGCACTGCGGCCTCAGACACAAAAAGTGCGACGGGAAGCGAATAAATTTGTGTTCGCGGGTTGCCGCTAGCGAACCCGTGTATAGCTTGTGATTCAAGTTAGGAGTTCGGTCGCGCGAGGTAGTAACTGGCCGCGACCAATCAAATTCAAAACCAATAGGTTAGGAGAAACGGATATGGGTAAGATCATCGGTATCGACCTCGGTACAACCAACTCGTGTGTGGCAGTGATGGAAGGCAAAGAGCCAAAGGTCATCGCCAACGAAGAAGGCACTCGAACTACGCCATCTGTGGTGGCATTTGATGACAAAGGCGACGTCCTTGTTGGGCGAATTGCCCGCAACCAGGCGATCACCAACGCCGAGAACACCATCTTCTCGGTGAAGCGTTTCATGGGAATGAAACAGAGCTCGGTGGCCAATGAAGTGGATCGCATCCCTTACAAAGTTGTCGCCGCA
This Microvenator marinus DNA region includes the following protein-coding sequences:
- a CDS encoding FmdB family zinc ribbon protein; protein product: MPIYEYQCTECGEALEEMVLPGRAEPTVCPKCGKPNLSRVMSTTSFQLKGGGWYVSDYKGTKSTPSDSGSSTAASDTKSATGSE